The genomic region TCAAACAGAACGTTGTTAATTTTGGGATCGCCATGCATTAAACGCAAAGGCAATTCTCCGCTGATTCTTGCATCTTCTAAAACACTTACCCACTGTCTACGAGTCTGAATAAATTGCAAACAGAAATCTATTTCAGGAGATTTGCTTTTGTCATGTTTTGCCAGCGCTGCATCAAATTGCTGAAGGTAGCGCGGTGTAATGTGAAACCCTTCTAACGTGACGGCTAGCTTTTCAGGGGGTAAATCGCTAACTAGGTTGTGAAACCTACCAAGGGCGCAACCAGCCTCTCTAGCGCGCTCGCTATCTGTAACAATATCAAAAGATCGTGCGGCTTCGATAAAGCTAATTGCCCGCCAGAACGCACCTTCAGCAGTCACCCAATATTCCCGATGATCCTGCGTTAGAATTACACTCGGTATTTCCCAACGGCGATCGCTATTCCAATCTTGCAAGCGCTGGGTCGCATGGTCGGTAAAGACGCGCATATTCTGCATTACCAGTTCTGGCTGGCGAAATACATGCGTGTTAATGCGTTGTAGAATAACGTGTTTTTGAGTTGAGTTTCTCAGCGTGACTAGAAAAGTATCGTTAATATTGCCGTTACCAAAAGCTTGAACATCTGTAATTTGACCTGGTACGTTAAATTGGTCGGCGATCGCCACCAAGTTGTCTATAGTTTTGCTTTTTAGATCGATCTCTTTTATCATATGTGTTCCGATTGTAGGTGCGTTTCGCCGATCGGTCGAATAACACCATTTGCCTTGCAATAAGACAAGCTGACAACCGGATATTATGCATCTATCTATAGGCTGAAGCGGGTAGCTTTTACTAAACTTTGCAATATCAGTTGTCAGTTATCAGTTAACCGTCAACTATCAACCAAAAACCAACCTAATACAAGCAGGATCATGGGTTCTCTAGATTACAAATGGCTGGAATGGGCAAAAAAGCTAGAGGCGATCGCGCAAACTGGTTTGACTTATACCGAAGGAGTGTTTGACAGAGAACGCTACAAATCCCTACGGGCGATCGCGACGGAAATTATGGCAACTTATAGTCATGTCGAGCCTAGCTACGTTCTCGATTTATTTTCTCAAGAGGTTGGTTATGCTACCCCAAAAGTAGACGTGCGGGCGGCGGTTTTCCAAGAAGATAAGTTGTTACTGGTAAAGGAAAAAGTAGACGGTTGTTGGTCGCTACCAGGAGGTTATGCTGACATAGGCAACTCTCCTAGTGAAGTCGTAGTGCGCGAAGTTCAGGAAGAATCAGGATATCTTACCCGCGCCGTCAAATTACTTGCTGTCTACGATCGCGACAAACAGGGACATCCGCCTTTCCCTTATGCTGTTTACAAGTTACATTTCCTTTGCGAACTCATTGGCGGTTCTCCATCATCTAGTATTGAAACTGATGAAGTCGCTTTTTTTGGCGAAGATGAAATTCCTCCCTTGTCTCTGACACGGGTAATGCCTACTCAAATTACTAAAATTTTTCACTACCATCGCCATCCAGATTTACCAACTTATTTTGATTAACATTCAGTGTAAAGACGTAACATGTAACGTTTCTACACTGTCTTATTTTGCTTTAGTCACTAGTGGGTCATTTGGTATGAGTGTTGCCATTATTTTTGGCAATAGTTGTCCGCCGAAGAGGACGATGCGTACAGGCACCAGAACCACCAAGAGAGTGAAATCTTTGACGCGCTCTGTCTCGACGTTGCGCTCGTAATCCTGCCCAGACAAACGGCGTTGGTTGTTGGTTCCATCCAAAAGCAGTTGCTTCCAACCACTCAATAATTTGATAGGCTGTTTGCGGATGATGCCCCTCTAGAGCTCGGCGTTTGAGAATTCGTTGAATCGACTCAGCCATATTCAGCCAGCTACCGCCAAGAGGTGTGTAGAGCGGCATGATGCCATGAGCACACAGCCACAATACCAACTGGGGAGTTTTATGTCCGACCAAGTTATCCATCACTAGCAACATTCGCAGTGGCGGTAAGTCGTGTGGGAGTGTAAAGCGTACTTTCAACCCCTGCTGCCAACTTTTCCATAACCGTTGATTTTCTTCAGGCTTGAGTAATCGAGCTGGAGTTGGCAGTGATTGTACAACACTAGCTAATTCTTGCTTGAGCCATTCGTGCAACACAGCATTGGTACAACTGGTAACACCCTTAACTCGTACTTGCCCAGTAGCGGGATGGAATAGCGTTAACAGCTTGGCTGTGCCATTACGGATATATTCATGTTCTTGCCGTGTCGGTTTACCTACTGGCTGCCAATTGCTACCAGGGTAAGGAGCAGTGCCAAATGGTCCCGCCTCGTCTTCGCACCACACACTCAAGCCTAGCTTCTGTCCCTGAGTGTAAGCGCGTTCTATCAGTTTTTTTTTGCCACGGTATCTGGGTCAGTTACTACTACTAGCTTGCCTTTGCGTATGCGCTTCACCTGTCCAGTTTTTAACCAACTGCGGCTCTTTTGCCAGCTATAGCCCGCCTCTTTGAGTACCTGCCAAATTGTATAAGTACTGATTTGGGTTAAGCCATCAGGAGCCTGACGCAAAGCCCGTTGAAGTGTAGCTACTGACCAGGTTGCCGTGCCCTCTTTCTGCCGCTCTGGTTGACGCTGAAATTCGGACAGGATGCGTTGTTTTTCTGGTTCGCTGTATTGCACTACTGCCCCACCGCCATGTCGAGGCTGTAAGGCAGCTAAGCCTTCAACATTGAAGCGACTGACCCACTTGCTGACCGTATCACCACAGCGTAATCCTACTAACTGCGCTGCACTCGTGTAATCAGCCCCAAGAGCCACGGCTAGAATCGCTTTGGCCCGCATGACACTAGCAGATGATTGGGATTGAGAACGGCTCAGTTTTTTCAAGTCGGTTTGTTCTTCATCACTTAACGGTCGCAAAGGTGCTTTTTTTTGCCGTGTCATCACAACCTGAAAAACTATGTATCTTCACTTTAATTGACCATCCTTTTTATGGCAACACTCATACCAAATGACCCACTAGTCACCAGTCACTAGTCACTGTTGTTCCATCCACTCAATGCCTTCTTTGAGTTTATGCCGCATTGTTACTGTATCTGCATGATAGCGGCGACCGTGACCGGGTAATACCCATTCAAATGAGTAATCTAACAAGCGATAGGTAGACTTAATCAGTTCTGACCAAGAATACCAGCAGACACCTGGAAAACCTGCTAATATTTGGTCGTCATCATCCCAAGCAAGATGATCGCCTGTAAAGAGAAACTTGTCTTTGTAGAGTAAAACTGTGTGACCTTTGGTATGTCCAGGTACGGGAATAATTAGCAAATCTGGTGCTAATTGATAAGGTTCCGTACCAGTTAGCTTGATTTCTACACTGCGGGTACTGCCGGAAATTTCGTCAGCATGAAGGATGCGATCGCATTTAAAATAATCTCGATATTTTTGATGGTCGGCAACATCATCGCGGTGGGTGAGATACATATACTGAATTCCCCCCATTTCTTCGATTTTTTTGACCAAAGGTGGCGCAAAACGAGGCGAATCTACTAATACATTTTCCTCTGGACGCACAATTAAATAACTCGCTGCACCATAGGAATTTTCAGCATGATAGCCGCAGTGATAAACATTTTCCGCGACAAGAATCGGAAAACTGTCTTGTGCAAATTTGATATCTTTTGGCTTTTCTACCGTACCAATAGAACTAGTAGGACAAGCAAGTAAGGCTTGCAACGCCCGTAATCTTTCTGTTTCATTTGCAGGTTGGTGATAAACTGCCGATTGTTCGCCAGTACGATTAAATACTTCTGGAGTCATCCAACGACAAGTATCGCAGTCAATACAAGTGGTATCGACATAAAAATCTCCATCTGTATTTTGAGGGCGACGCAAGTTTATATGAGCCATATCAAACCTCTTTACCTATAGCCCAATTCCTAGCTAGGTCATGGCAGTTAGTTACATCATAGTCATTACGAGTATGAATTAACAACGTTATGCTAAGCTAACCCAATCGCGAACAGATCGGCTTGGGCGAATAGAATTCGCGACTACACAAGCGAAGTCCGCCTGCGCGGACTAACAAAAAATATTTCAAACCCGCGCACCATCCGGGTTTTGTCTGTGTCGCTGCGACTTCCAGTCGCCCAGAACTTTACTAACTCACCAAATCAGGAAACACCTGCCCAACGGCGGGATGGACTAGGCGATGGTTTTGAACGTTGACACCAGCCGCTAAGAAAGGATTAACTTCCACAGCTTTCAGACCCAAATTTGCCAATTGCAACACGTATGGTAGGGTACTGTTATTTAATGCTTGAGTTGCCGTCCAAGGGACAGCCCCAGGCATATTAGGAACGCCATAGTGGACGACTCCCTCTTCTACATAAACTGGATTAGTGTGAGAAGTTGGGCGTAAAGTTTCAATACAACCGCCTTGATCGACAGCAACATCCACAATTACCGCACCAGGATGCATCTGTTTGACTAAGTTACGCGGGACGAGGATCGGCGCTTTGCGTCCAGGGACTAACACAGCACCGATGAGTAAGTCAGCTTGGGAGACAACAGCTTCAATCTGAGCGGAGTTACTGTAAAGTAGTTCTACTCTAGAACCAAATATAGTTTCTAAGTAGGATAGGCGATCGACGTTGACATCTAAAATTTGTACGGCTGCACCCATTCCAACGGCAATTCGCGCCGCTTCCGTACCGACAACACCACCCCCCAGGATGACGACTTTACCTGGTCTTACCCCTGGTACGCCACCCAATAGTACACCCCGTCCCCCCTGCTGGCGTTCGAGAAACCGAGCGCCAAACTGTACCGAGAGGCGACCAGCAATAATACTCATGGGAGTGAGTAAAGGAAGTTTATTATTACCAGGTTGTTCTACAGTTTCGTATGCGATCGCCGTTACGCCACAATCAATTAAATGTTCGGTCAAAGCGCGATCGGCTGCTAGATGCAAGTAGGTAAATAATAACTGCTCTTTTTGCAAAAATTTATATTCCGGCTGGAGTGGTTCTTTCACCTTCACAACTAACTCTCGGTTCCAAGCAGCTTCTGGAGTGGAAACGATTTGCGCTCCGGCTTGCTGGTAATCTGTATCGGTAAAGCCAGCCCCCGTTCCAGCTTCAGTTTCAACAAAGATAGCGTGACCGTTTTCGTGCAGTACTCGCACGCTAGAAGGACTTAAACCCACCCGAAATTCTTGGTCTTTTGTTTCTTTAGGAACGCCTATTTCCATTTGCTTTTCTTTTTGCTTTTCTTTTGGTTGGATACTCCTCTCTCTAGCTTATGCTTGACAACTCTCATCTTGTGTGTAAAACATTGCGATCGGCTTTGTCAGTTGTCAGGGAGCAGGGGGAAGAGAGAGTCGCGGAGCGATCGGGAGCTGAGGGAGCGATCGGGAGAAAAATGGCTTACGAATACCCGACTTACGACTTACCAACTACTCATTACCCATTCCAAACTCTAAGTTACGATTTTCTTAACACTAGCTTGCAGAAAAAAGTGTCAAAATATATGTAATATGGTTAAAAATTGTAAACTAACATTGCGCTAGCTTCTCCAGAAGTTGTTAGACTTTCGAGGCTATTATCAACAGTGAACTTTAGTAAATTCGTGTAATTCAAAGGATAAAAACATGACTGCCCAACCTCAACCAACAACTACACCTAGACTAGAAGAACCGAAGTTTGGCTTCAATGAGTATGCCGAGCGCTTGAACGGACGAGCGGCGATGATCGGTTTTTTATTGATGGTGGCGATCGAAGTTGTTACCGGACACGGCGTACTAGCTTGGCTGGGCTTGAAATAATTATCTAGCAGAAGTGCCGCTTGTATTGCTAGATATAGCGTTGACAGCAATAAGTTATGTGGGTGAGGTATATTGGTAGTACCTACAGAGCAAGACGGTACCTTAAAATACAAGCGGCTTTGAGCAGTAGGTCTTAGAATTATATCCAATCTGAGATAATAGCTGAAATAAAAGTAACTATATTGAAATGAACGCCGCACTACCTAGATTTTTGAAGTCAGCATATAGGAAAGAGCCGCTACCTGCCTTTTTGATCACGATTGGGGTAGTTGATGCAGTTATCGGCGGGTTTGGCGATCGCTGGTCGCTATTCACGATTGGATTGGGAACTGTAGGAGTTGCGATCGCCCTCCGATGGTGGATAATTTCGCAGAAGCGACAGCCAGAAGCACCTCAACCCGTAGCACAACATTATTTACCTTACCACTCTTCTAGTTCGGAGCTACCACCATTAACTGCGCCCAAGCAGAGAAGACGGAGAGAATAAGTCAAAAGTCAAAAGTCAAAAGTCAGAAGTCAGAAGTCAGAAGTCAGAAGTCAGAAGTCAGAAGTCAGAAGTCAAAATTTACCTCTTGTCTCTCGTCTGACTCACTGACCACTGATAACTGGTCACTGTTTAAGTGCTGCTTTCAATATTTGCCGCACGCTGTCAAAACCACGTTGTAGGCGATTGGGATGATTGTATAAGCGTCCCAACAATAGAGTTCCTTCGATCGCATTCATCAGTTGTTCGGCTAAATTATCGGGTTCGATATCAGACCGCAACTGAGTT from Chroococcidiopsis sp. SAG 2025 harbors:
- a CDS encoding aminoglycoside phosphotransferase family protein, whose protein sequence is MIKEIDLKSKTIDNLVAIADQFNVPGQITDVQAFGNGNINDTFLVTLRNSTQKHVILQRINTHVFRQPELVMQNMRVFTDHATQRLQDWNSDRRWEIPSVILTQDHREYWVTAEGAFWRAISFIEAARSFDIVTDSERAREAGCALGRFHNLVSDLPPEKLAVTLEGFHITPRYLQQFDAALAKHDKSKSPEIDFCLQFIQTRRQWVSVLEDARISGELPLRLMHGDPKINNVLFDTSTGRAVSVIDLDTLMPGLIHYDIGDCLRSSCNSLGEETQQWQEVRFETELAQAILQGYVSQAKDFLTEKDYEYIYDSIRLLAFELGLRFFTDYLVGNVHFSKVKYAEHNLVRALVQFQLTQSIEAQKSAICAIVRDLKRDLK
- a CDS encoding NUDIX hydrolase, whose translation is MGSLDYKWLEWAKKLEAIAQTGLTYTEGVFDRERYKSLRAIATEIMATYSHVEPSYVLDLFSQEVGYATPKVDVRAAVFQEDKLLLVKEKVDGCWSLPGGYADIGNSPSEVVVREVQEESGYLTRAVKLLAVYDRDKQGHPPFPYAVYKLHFLCELIGGSPSSSIETDEVAFFGEDEIPPLSLTRVMPTQITKIFHYHRHPDLPTYFD
- a CDS encoding transposase, which codes for MWCEDEAGPFGTAPYPGSNWQPVGKPTRQEHEYIRNGTAKLLTLFHPATGQVRVKGVTSCTNAVLHEWLKQELASVVQSLPTPARLLKPEENQRLWKSWQQGLKVRFTLPHDLPPLRMLLVMDNLVGHKTPQLVLWLCAHGIMPLYTPLGGSWLNMAESIQRILKRRALEGHHPQTAYQIIEWLEATAFGWNQQPTPFVWAGLRAQRRDRARQRFHSLGGSGACTHRPLRRTTIAKNNGNTHTK
- a CDS encoding helix-turn-helix domain-containing protein, which encodes MTRQKKAPLRPLSDEEQTDLKKLSRSQSQSSASVMRAKAILAVALGADYTSAAQLVGLRCGDTVSKWVSRFNVEGLAALQPRHGGGAVVQYSEPEKQRILSEFQRQPERQKEGTATWSVATLQRALRQAPDGLTQISTYTIWQVLKEAGYSWQKSRSWLKTGQVKRIRKGKLVVVTDPDTVAKKN
- a CDS encoding MBL fold metallo-hydrolase: MAHINLRRPQNTDGDFYVDTTCIDCDTCRWMTPEVFNRTGEQSAVYHQPANETERLRALQALLACPTSSIGTVEKPKDIKFAQDSFPILVAENVYHCGYHAENSYGAASYLIVRPEENVLVDSPRFAPPLVKKIEEMGGIQYMYLTHRDDVADHQKYRDYFKCDRILHADEISGSTRSVEIKLTGTEPYQLAPDLLIIPVPGHTKGHTVLLYKDKFLFTGDHLAWDDDDQILAGFPGVCWYSWSELIKSTYRLLDYSFEWVLPGHGRRYHADTVTMRHKLKEGIEWMEQQ
- the ald gene encoding alanine dehydrogenase translates to MEIGVPKETKDQEFRVGLSPSSVRVLHENGHAIFVETEAGTGAGFTDTDYQQAGAQIVSTPEAAWNRELVVKVKEPLQPEYKFLQKEQLLFTYLHLAADRALTEHLIDCGVTAIAYETVEQPGNNKLPLLTPMSIIAGRLSVQFGARFLERQQGGRGVLLGGVPGVRPGKVVILGGGVVGTEAARIAVGMGAAVQILDVNVDRLSYLETIFGSRVELLYSNSAQIEAVVSQADLLIGAVLVPGRKAPILVPRNLVKQMHPGAVIVDVAVDQGGCIETLRPTSHTNPVYVEEGVVHYGVPNMPGAVPWTATQALNNSTLPYVLQLANLGLKAVEVNPFLAAGVNVQNHRLVHPAVGQVFPDLVS
- a CDS encoding chlorophyll a/b-binding protein, giving the protein MTAQPQPTTTPRLEEPKFGFNEYAERLNGRAAMIGFLLMVAIEVVTGHGVLAWLGLK